Proteins from a genomic interval of Pseudomonas silesiensis:
- the greB gene encoding transcription elongation factor GreB, translated as MSRYRPPRTAGTALITPEGEARMRAEFHELWHVRRPQVTQSVSEAAAQGDRSENAEYTYGKKMLREIDSRVRFLTKRLEALKVVSEKPSDPNKVYFGAWVTIEDEAGKESRYRIVGPDELDLKLGLISIDSPLARALIGKALDAEVRVQTPTGEQCVYIVAIDYP; from the coding sequence ATGAGCCGTTATCGCCCTCCCCGCACCGCTGGCACCGCGCTGATCACCCCCGAGGGTGAAGCGCGGATGCGGGCCGAGTTCCATGAGCTCTGGCATGTGCGCCGCCCGCAGGTCACGCAGTCGGTCAGCGAGGCCGCGGCCCAGGGCGATCGCTCGGAGAACGCCGAGTACACCTATGGCAAGAAGATGCTGCGCGAGATCGACAGTCGCGTGCGCTTTCTCACCAAGCGGCTGGAAGCGCTCAAGGTAGTCAGCGAGAAGCCGAGCGACCCGAACAAGGTTTATTTTGGCGCCTGGGTCACCATTGAAGACGAGGCTGGCAAAGAATCGCGCTATCGCATCGTCGGGCCGGATGAGCTTGATTTGAAGCTGGGGTTGATCAGCATCGACTCACCGCTGGCCCGCGCGCTGATCGGCAAGGCCCTGGACGCGGAAGTTCGGGTCCAGACGCCTACCGGCGAGCAGTGTGTGTATATCGTGGCGATCGACTATCCCTGA
- a CDS encoding ABC transporter permease, with protein MARLPLLRLFSLAIRQLLRDARAGELRVLFFALLVAVASSTAIGYFGARLNGAMMLRATEFLGADLLLEGSSPARPEQISSGVELGLEHAQVVEFSSVIATDSGIQLSSIKAADDVYPLRGELKSTPAPFAAEVSGGGPKPGEAWVEGRLLTALDLKIGDSIDVGMKTLKLARVLTYEPDRAGNFYSLTPRVLINLGDLAATGVVQPGSRVSYRELWRGTAEALETYRQLIKPGLAPNQRIQDARDGNRQIGGALGKAERYLNMASLVAVLLAGVAVALSATRFATRRFDASALLRCLGLSRRETMVLFSLQLTVLGLLASISGAFIGWLAQLGLFALLHDLVPTDVPPGGLLPGIAGIGTGLVALAGFALPPLAALGRVPPLRVLRRDMLPIPTSTWMIYGAALGALGLIMWRLSLDLLLTFALLGGGVIAALVLGGLLLLLLKSLRRMLARASLPWRLGLGQLLRHPLAAAGQALAFGLILLSMALIALLRGELLDTWQNQLPKNAPNYFALNILPADKQAFTDRLIELSAQSAPLYPVVPGRLISINGEPVQEIVSKDSAGDRAIQRDLSLTWAADLPAGNTLTAGNWWPEQAPDEIPGVSVEGKVAESLKLKLGDHMVFTVGGMNREAKVTSLRDINWDNFQPNFFMIFQPGTLKDLPATYLTSFYLAAGHDQQIVDLSRSFPAVTILQVEALLAQLRSILAQVTLAVEYVLLFVLAAGMAVLFSGLQATLDERIRQGALLRALGAERQLLVKARRIEFGLLGAVSGLLAALGSELVSLVLYRYAFDLPWQPHPWLLVLPLIGAVLIGGAGVFGTRRALNASPLTVLREG; from the coding sequence ATGGCACGCCTGCCGCTGTTGCGCCTGTTCAGCCTCGCCATCCGCCAACTGCTGCGCGACGCCCGCGCCGGTGAACTGCGGGTGTTGTTCTTCGCCTTGCTGGTGGCCGTGGCGTCGAGTACCGCCATCGGCTACTTCGGTGCCCGCCTGAACGGCGCCATGATGCTGCGCGCCACGGAATTTCTCGGCGCCGATCTGCTGCTCGAAGGCAGCTCGCCGGCGCGCCCCGAACAGATCAGCAGTGGCGTGGAGTTGGGCCTGGAACACGCGCAAGTGGTGGAGTTTTCCAGCGTCATCGCCACCGACAGCGGCATCCAGCTGTCCAGTATCAAGGCCGCCGATGACGTCTATCCGCTGCGGGGCGAGCTGAAAAGCACCCCCGCGCCCTTCGCCGCGGAGGTATCCGGTGGCGGCCCGAAACCCGGCGAAGCCTGGGTCGAGGGGCGACTGCTGACCGCGCTGGACCTGAAGATCGGCGACAGCATCGACGTCGGCATGAAAACCCTGAAACTGGCACGCGTGCTGACCTACGAGCCCGACCGTGCCGGCAATTTCTACAGCCTCACGCCACGGGTGCTGATCAACCTCGGCGACCTCGCGGCGACCGGCGTGGTGCAACCCGGCAGCCGGGTCAGCTATCGCGAACTCTGGCGCGGCACAGCCGAGGCCCTGGAAACCTATCGACAACTGATCAAGCCCGGGCTGGCCCCCAACCAGCGCATACAGGATGCCCGCGATGGCAATCGGCAGATCGGTGGCGCCCTGGGCAAGGCCGAACGTTACCTGAACATGGCCAGTCTGGTGGCGGTGCTGCTGGCCGGAGTGGCGGTGGCGTTGTCGGCGACACGCTTCGCAACCCGCCGATTCGACGCCAGCGCCTTGTTGCGTTGCCTGGGGCTATCCCGTCGGGAAACCATGGTGCTGTTCAGTTTGCAGCTGACGGTGCTCGGACTGCTCGCGAGTATCAGCGGCGCCTTTATCGGCTGGCTGGCACAGCTCGGCCTGTTCGCCTTGTTGCATGATCTGGTGCCGACCGATGTACCCCCAGGCGGCCTGTTGCCGGGCATCGCCGGAATTGGCACCGGACTGGTGGCGCTGGCCGGTTTTGCCTTGCCGCCACTGGCTGCACTGGGTCGGGTGCCACCCTTGCGGGTGTTGCGTCGTGACATGCTGCCGATTCCCACCAGCACCTGGATGATCTATGGCGCGGCATTGGGTGCCCTAGGCCTGATCATGTGGCGCCTGAGCCTGGACCTGCTGCTGACCTTCGCCCTGCTCGGCGGAGGCGTGATCGCCGCGCTGGTGCTGGGCGGCTTGCTGTTGCTACTGCTCAAGAGCCTGCGCCGAATGCTCGCGCGAGCGTCCTTGCCGTGGCGGCTCGGGTTGGGCCAGTTGTTGCGCCATCCCCTGGCGGCCGCGGGTCAAGCCCTGGCCTTCGGTCTGATTCTGCTGTCCATGGCATTGATCGCCCTGTTGCGTGGCGAGTTGCTGGACACCTGGCAGAACCAGCTGCCGAAAAACGCACCGAACTATTTCGCACTGAACATTCTGCCGGCGGACAAGCAGGCCTTCACCGATCGGTTGATCGAACTGTCGGCACAATCGGCGCCGTTGTACCCGGTGGTGCCGGGGCGACTGATCAGCATCAATGGCGAGCCGGTGCAGGAAATCGTCAGCAAGGACTCAGCCGGTGACCGGGCGATCCAGCGCGACCTGAGCCTGACCTGGGCGGCGGACCTGCCGGCGGGCAACACGCTCACCGCCGGCAACTGGTGGCCCGAACAGGCGCCGGACGAGATTCCCGGCGTATCGGTGGAAGGCAAGGTCGCCGAGAGCCTGAAGCTCAAGCTCGGCGATCACATGGTGTTTACCGTCGGCGGGATGAATCGCGAAGCGAAAGTCACCAGCCTGCGAGACATCAACTGGGACAACTTCCAGCCGAACTTCTTCATGATCTTCCAGCCTGGCACGTTGAAGGACTTGCCTGCGACCTACCTGACCAGTTTCTACCTGGCGGCCGGTCATGATCAGCAGATCGTCGACCTGTCCCGATCCTTCCCGGCGGTGACGATTCTGCAAGTCGAGGCCTTGCTCGCGCAGTTGCGCAGCATCCTCGCCCAGGTCACCCTGGCGGTGGAATACGTGCTGTTGTTCGTGTTGGCGGCGGGCATGGCGGTGTTGTTCTCCGGCCTGCAAGCGACGCTGGATGAACGCATTCGCCAGGGTGCCTTGCTGCGAGCGCTGGGGGCGGAGCGACAGTTGCTGGTCAAGGCCCGACGCATCGAGTTCGGTCTGCTTGGCGCGGTCAGCGGCTTGTTGGCGGCATTGGGTTCGGAACTGGTGAGCCTGGTGCTTTACCGCTACGCCTTCGACCTGCCCTGGCAGCCGCATCCGTGGTTGCTGGTGCTGCCGCTGATCGGCGCCGTGCTGATCGGTGGCGCCGGTGTCTTCGGGACTCGTCGCGCCTTGAACGCCAGCCCCCTGACAGTCTTGCGCGAGGGTTGA
- a CDS encoding ABC transporter ATP-binding protein: MGASILTAKNLSKVVSSAEGELTILHELSLELNKGDSLAIVGASGSGKSTLLGLLAGLDLPSSGEVTLAGQGLSQLDEDQRARIRAEHVGFVFQSFQLLDSLNALENVMLPLELDGRKDARERATELLQRVGLGQRLSHSPRQLSGGEQQRVAIARAFAAEPDVLFADEPTGNLDSHTGERISDLLFELNQESGTTLVLVTHDERLAHRCRRLIRLEAGLLVAPLEP, encoded by the coding sequence ATGGGCGCAAGCATTCTCACCGCGAAGAACCTCAGCAAAGTGGTATCCAGCGCGGAAGGTGAACTGACTATCCTGCACGAACTCAGCCTGGAACTGAACAAGGGCGACAGCCTGGCCATCGTCGGCGCCTCCGGTTCCGGCAAATCCACCCTCCTCGGCCTGTTGGCGGGCCTCGACCTGCCGAGCAGCGGAGAAGTCACCCTGGCGGGGCAAGGCCTGAGCCAACTCGATGAAGACCAGCGCGCCCGCATCCGCGCCGAACATGTCGGTTTTGTTTTTCAATCCTTCCAGTTGCTCGACAGTCTCAACGCTCTGGAGAACGTCATGCTGCCGCTGGAACTCGACGGTCGCAAAGACGCCCGTGAGCGCGCCACCGAATTGCTGCAACGGGTCGGCCTTGGCCAACGCCTGAGCCACTCGCCGCGCCAGCTCTCCGGCGGGGAACAGCAGCGCGTGGCCATCGCCCGCGCCTTTGCCGCCGAACCGGATGTGTTGTTCGCCGACGAACCCACCGGCAACCTCGACAGCCACACCGGCGAACGCATCAGCGACCTGCTGTTCGAACTCAACCAGGAAAGCGGTACGACCCTGGTGCTGGTGACCCACGACGAACGCCTGGCACATCGCTGCCGGCGCCTGATCCGCCTTGAAGCCGGCCTGCTGGTCGCCCCTCTGGAGCCTTGA
- a CDS encoding arylesterase, whose amino-acid sequence MRVWFLSAGLALMCMAQNAAAGTVLIVGDSISAGFGLDTRLGWVSLLEQRLKREGFDDKVINASISGDTSAGGQARLPALLAEHKPELVILELGGNDGLRGMPPANLQQNLASMIDSSRDSGAKVLLLGMQLPPNYGERYTKAFAEVYTKVADEKKIPLVPFFLDGVGGHPDLMQADGLHPAAGAQDKLLENVWPTLKPLL is encoded by the coding sequence ATGCGAGTGTGGTTTTTGAGTGCCGGCCTGGCCTTGATGTGCATGGCCCAGAACGCAGCGGCGGGTACAGTCCTGATCGTTGGCGATAGTATCAGCGCCGGTTTCGGCCTGGATACCCGTTTGGGGTGGGTGTCGCTGCTCGAGCAACGGCTCAAGCGCGAAGGTTTCGACGATAAGGTGATCAATGCGTCCATCAGCGGCGACACCAGTGCCGGAGGCCAGGCGCGCCTGCCGGCGCTGCTTGCAGAGCATAAGCCGGAACTGGTGATCCTCGAGTTGGGCGGCAATGACGGGCTGCGTGGAATGCCCCCAGCTAATTTGCAACAAAACCTTGCGTCGATGATTGACAGCTCCAGGGACAGTGGCGCCAAGGTGCTGTTGCTCGGCATGCAATTGCCACCCAACTACGGTGAGCGTTACACCAAGGCCTTCGCCGAGGTTTACACCAAGGTGGCCGATGAGAAGAAAATCCCGCTGGTACCGTTTTTTCTCGACGGCGTGGGCGGTCATCCGGACTTGATGCAGGCCGACGGCTTGCACCCGGCCGCAGGGGCGCAGGACAAGTTGCTGGAAAATGTCTGGCCGACACTGAAACCGCTGCTTTGA
- a CDS encoding L,D-transpeptidase family protein, whose protein sequence is MLPRFPAVTRCLTLAALCVAGPVAALELPLPPPGEDIVGQVQVIKAKYEDTFADLGTTYDLGYSEMVAANPGVDPWLPGAGTEIVLPTRFILPPGPREGIVINLAEYRLYYYPKGRDVVYTFPLGIGREGWGSPIAHTSIIAKTPNPTWTPPASIKAEHAADGDPLPNVVPAGPDNPLGPFKFTLGTPGYLIHGSNKKFGIGMRTSHGCFRMFNNNVLEMADMVPVGTSVRIISDPYKFGVSGGKVYLEAHTPLDDQGNPSVVDKHTGVINAMLKREDITNNLRMNWDVVRDVVAAEDGLPVEIGVPDASVPMVTSTPIDPLQ, encoded by the coding sequence ATGTTGCCGCGTTTTCCTGCCGTCACCCGCTGCCTGACCCTTGCCGCCCTGTGCGTCGCGGGTCCGGTTGCAGCATTGGAGCTGCCCCTGCCACCGCCCGGTGAAGACATCGTCGGCCAGGTGCAAGTGATCAAGGCCAAGTACGAAGACACCTTCGCCGACCTTGGTACCACCTACGATCTGGGCTATTCGGAAATGGTCGCGGCCAACCCGGGGGTCGATCCATGGTTGCCGGGCGCCGGCACCGAGATCGTGCTGCCGACACGCTTCATCCTGCCCCCGGGCCCGCGTGAAGGCATCGTCATCAACCTGGCCGAATACCGCCTGTATTACTACCCGAAAGGCCGGGACGTGGTTTATACCTTCCCGCTGGGTATCGGCCGTGAAGGCTGGGGCTCGCCGATTGCCCACACCAGCATCATCGCCAAGACGCCGAACCCGACCTGGACGCCTCCAGCGTCGATCAAGGCCGAGCACGCCGCCGATGGCGATCCCTTGCCGAACGTGGTGCCGGCCGGTCCGGACAACCCGCTGGGGCCGTTCAAGTTCACCCTGGGCACCCCGGGCTACCTGATCCATGGTTCGAACAAGAAGTTCGGCATCGGCATGCGCACCAGCCATGGCTGCTTCCGCATGTTCAACAACAACGTGCTGGAAATGGCCGACATGGTGCCGGTCGGCACATCGGTACGCATCATCAGCGATCCGTACAAATTCGGTGTCAGTGGCGGCAAGGTTTACCTGGAAGCGCACACGCCACTGGACGACCAGGGCAACCCGTCGGTGGTGGACAAGCACACCGGAGTGATCAATGCGATGCTCAAGCGTGAGGACATCACCAACAACCTGCGCATGAACTGGGATGTGGTCCGCGACGTGGTGGCTGCCGAAGACGGCCTGCCGGTGGAAATCGGCGTGCCGGATGCGTCGGTGCCGATGGTGACGAGTACACCGATCGACCCACTGCAGTAA
- the oprI gene encoding outer membrane lipoprotei OprI, translating into MNNVLKFSALALAAVLATGCSSVSKETEARLTATEDAAARSQARADEAYRKADEALAAAQKAQQTADEANERALRMLEKASRK; encoded by the coding sequence ATGAACAACGTTCTGAAATTCTCTGCTCTGGCGCTGGCCGCAGTTCTGGCTACCGGTTGCAGCAGTGTATCGAAAGAAACCGAAGCACGTCTGACTGCTACTGAAGACGCAGCAGCTCGCTCCCAGGCTCGTGCAGACGAAGCTTACCGCAAAGCTGATGAAGCTCTGGCTGCTGCTCAAAAAGCACAACAGACTGCTGACGAAGCTAACGAGCGTGCTCTGCGCATGCTGGAAAAAGCTAGCCGCAAGTAA
- a CDS encoding GNAT family N-acetyltransferase produces MSEALSIHHDQAGHQFETTVDGHRAYLTYMDLGKQTLDIYRTFVPNALRGQGIAAALTEQALQYAEEMGYTVIPSCSYVERYMERHQRHAAKLDQ; encoded by the coding sequence ATGAGCGAGGCGTTGTCCATCCACCATGACCAGGCTGGTCATCAATTCGAGACCACCGTGGACGGTCATCGTGCCTACCTGACCTATATGGATCTGGGGAAACAGACCCTGGATATTTATCGTACGTTCGTACCCAACGCGTTGCGTGGGCAGGGCATTGCTGCGGCATTGACCGAGCAGGCACTGCAATACGCCGAGGAGATGGGCTATACCGTGATTCCGTCGTGCTCCTACGTGGAGCGCTACATGGAGCGTCATCAGCGGCATGCGGCCAAGCTGGACCAGTAA
- a CDS encoding 3-deoxy-7-phosphoheptulonate synthase, with product MADLPINDLNVASNETLITPDQLKRDIPLSDAALRTVTKGREVIRNILDGTDHRLFVVIGPCSIHDIKAAHEYAERLKALAAEVSDTLYLVMRVYFEKPRTTVGWKGLINDPYLDDSFKIQDGLHIGRQLLLDLAEMGLPTATEALDPISPQYLQDLISWSAIGARTTESQTHREMASGLSSAVGFKNGTDGGLTVAINALQSVSSPHRFLGINQEGGVSIVTTKGNAYGHVVLRGGNGKPNYDSVSVALCEQALNKAKIKPNIMVDCSHANSNKDPALQPLVMENVANQILEGNQSIIGLMVESHLNWGCQAIPKDLADLQYGVSITDACIDWTATETTLRSMHAKLKDVLPKRART from the coding sequence ATGGCTGATTTACCGATCAACGACCTAAACGTCGCCTCCAACGAGACGCTGATCACTCCTGACCAGCTCAAGCGTGATATCCCTCTGAGCGACGCTGCCCTGCGCACCGTCACCAAGGGTCGCGAAGTCATTCGCAACATCCTGGATGGCACCGATCACCGCCTGTTTGTCGTCATCGGGCCCTGCTCGATCCACGACATCAAGGCGGCCCACGAATACGCCGAACGCCTGAAGGCACTCGCGGCCGAAGTGTCCGATACCTTGTATCTGGTCATGCGCGTGTATTTCGAGAAGCCACGCACCACCGTCGGCTGGAAAGGCTTGATCAACGACCCGTACCTGGACGACTCCTTCAAGATTCAGGACGGCTTGCACATCGGTCGCCAGTTGCTGCTGGATCTGGCCGAAATGGGCCTGCCGACCGCGACCGAAGCCCTTGACCCGATCTCCCCGCAGTACCTGCAGGACCTGATCAGCTGGTCGGCCATTGGCGCACGTACCACCGAATCCCAGACTCACCGTGAAATGGCTTCCGGCCTGTCCTCGGCTGTCGGTTTCAAGAACGGTACCGATGGTGGCCTGACCGTGGCGATCAACGCCCTGCAATCGGTTTCCAGCCCCCACCGCTTCCTGGGCATCAACCAGGAAGGTGGCGTGTCGATCGTCACCACCAAGGGTAACGCCTACGGTCACGTGGTGTTGCGCGGTGGCAACGGCAAGCCAAACTACGACTCGGTCAGTGTTGCGCTCTGCGAGCAGGCGCTGAACAAGGCGAAGATCAAGCCGAACATCATGGTCGACTGCAGCCACGCCAACTCCAACAAGGACCCGGCCCTGCAACCGCTGGTGATGGAAAACGTCGCCAACCAGATCCTCGAAGGCAACCAGTCGATCATCGGGCTGATGGTCGAAAGCCATCTGAACTGGGGCTGCCAGGCGATCCCTAAAGACCTCGCCGACCTGCAATACGGCGTGTCGATCACCGATGCCTGCATCGACTGGACCGCCACCGAAACCACCTTGCGCAGCATGCATGCCAAGCTCAAGGATGTGCTGCCGAAACGCGCTCGCACCTGA
- a CDS encoding PilZ domain-containing protein, giving the protein MGRFLPHPDDVPVELTLLTPECISRQQLHSISLGGMACNYHRAWRHGTALQVRMPSVNPDLRYLGYVAWCLRRKHGYLVGIAFVDEQTLFTARMGEQVCQIERYCRMHDSHSDLHDNQALALEWVQEHADEFSHDTVRRAFAQPVPD; this is encoded by the coding sequence ATGGGACGTTTTCTTCCTCATCCTGACGATGTACCCGTTGAATTGACGTTGCTCACACCTGAGTGCATTTCGCGGCAACAGCTGCACTCTATCAGCCTCGGGGGCATGGCTTGCAATTACCACCGAGCGTGGCGCCACGGGACGGCGCTGCAAGTGCGCATGCCGAGCGTGAACCCGGACTTGCGCTACCTGGGCTATGTGGCCTGGTGCCTGCGACGAAAGCATGGCTATCTGGTGGGCATTGCGTTCGTGGACGAGCAGACGCTATTTACTGCGCGGATGGGTGAACAGGTGTGTCAGATCGAACGCTACTGCCGCATGCATGACAGCCACAGCGACTTGCACGACAACCAGGCACTGGCCCTGGAATGGGTCCAGGAGCATGCCGACGAGTTCTCCCACGACACGGTTCGCCGGGCATTTGCACAGCCAGTTCCGGATTAG
- a CDS encoding thioredoxin family protein, giving the protein MSTDSMCRPSDIVPTSIVVELELTDFDADQRLLAMGGISLLIFTSVGCAGCRFARERLPRFDLEVDRLCWIDAGNNGGLVERYQVFHLPALFVVRDGEFFGGLESRLTATGLNEAVERALGRTAEELP; this is encoded by the coding sequence ATGAGCACGGACTCCATGTGTCGGCCATCTGACATCGTTCCCACCAGTATAGTGGTCGAATTGGAACTGACGGATTTCGACGCCGACCAACGGCTGCTGGCGATGGGCGGTATTTCACTGCTGATTTTCACCAGTGTCGGATGCGCCGGTTGCCGTTTTGCCCGTGAGCGATTGCCGCGCTTCGACCTGGAGGTGGATCGGCTGTGCTGGATCGATGCCGGGAACAATGGCGGGCTGGTCGAGCGTTATCAGGTTTTTCATTTGCCGGCGCTGTTTGTCGTGCGCGACGGCGAGTTTTTCGGGGGGCTTGAATCGCGCCTGACGGCTACCGGACTTAATGAGGCGGTGGAGCGGGCGCTGGGTCGAACGGCAGAGGAGTTGCCGTGA
- a CDS encoding 5'-nucleotidase, with protein MAKTIDDKLVLAISSRALFDLSESHKVYLSSGVEAYRQYQIEHEDEILEPGDAFPLVQKLLNLNAHLGRARVEVILVSRNSADTGLRVFNSIHHYGLAISRAAFVGGRSPYPYLKAFGCDLFLSTHAEDVRSALEAGFAAATILSGGASRAASDELRIAFDGDAVLFSDESERVYQAGGLEAFQASEREAAREPLRGGPFKGFLAALNLLQREFPDDACPIRTALVTARSAPAHERVIRTLREWDIRLDESLFLGGLTKSAFLEAFAADVFFDDQAGHCELAREVVATGHVPHGISNEQKV; from the coding sequence ATGGCCAAGACTATCGATGACAAACTGGTGCTGGCGATTTCCTCGCGAGCGCTGTTCGACCTGAGCGAAAGCCACAAGGTCTACCTGTCGAGCGGCGTTGAAGCCTATCGCCAGTATCAGATCGAACATGAAGACGAAATCCTCGAGCCCGGCGATGCATTCCCGCTGGTGCAGAAACTCCTCAACCTCAATGCCCATCTGGGGCGCGCCCGGGTCGAGGTGATCCTGGTGTCGCGCAACAGTGCCGACACCGGCCTGCGGGTGTTCAATTCGATCCATCACTATGGCCTGGCGATTTCCCGGGCGGCATTTGTCGGTGGGCGCAGCCCTTATCCTTACCTCAAGGCCTTTGGCTGCGACCTGTTTCTCTCGACCCATGCCGAAGACGTGCGCAGTGCGCTGGAGGCCGGGTTCGCCGCGGCGACCATTTTGTCCGGCGGCGCCAGTCGTGCCGCCAGCGATGAATTGCGGATTGCCTTCGACGGTGACGCGGTGCTGTTTTCCGACGAATCGGAGCGTGTCTATCAGGCCGGTGGCCTGGAAGCCTTTCAGGCCAGCGAACGTGAAGCGGCTCGCGAGCCTCTGCGCGGCGGTCCCTTCAAAGGCTTCCTGGCCGCCCTCAACCTGTTGCAGCGCGAGTTCCCCGACGACGCCTGTCCGATTCGTACGGCCCTGGTGACCGCGCGTTCGGCACCGGCCCATGAACGGGTGATCCGCACCTTGCGCGAATGGGACATTCGCCTGGACGAGTCGTTGTTCCTCGGTGGCCTGACCAAGTCGGCCTTTCTCGAAGCCTTTGCCGCCGACGTGTTTTTCGACGATCAGGCTGGCCACTGCGAACTGGCGAGGGAGGTGGTTGCCACCGGTCATGTGCCCCATGGCATAAGCAACGAGCAAAAGGTTTAA
- a CDS encoding universal stress protein translates to MIHSMLYATDLGLYAPLVMQHALALAKTFNADLYVVHAVEPMGLFAESVLQSYLDEQALNEFHSQGMNTVIANIERRVLDSFREELGEDGEQDLERIKAVRVLQGDPSQVILDQAQKLSVDLLIVGSHSHGAGAETPLGRTAARVLQLSRVPVYLVPRVERRRQER, encoded by the coding sequence ATGATTCATTCGATGCTATATGCCACTGACCTCGGCCTGTACGCACCTTTGGTGATGCAGCATGCCTTGGCGCTGGCGAAAACATTCAACGCCGACCTCTACGTGGTTCACGCTGTCGAGCCAATGGGGTTGTTCGCCGAGTCGGTGCTTCAGAGTTACCTCGATGAGCAGGCGCTGAACGAGTTTCACAGCCAGGGCATGAATACGGTGATTGCCAATATCGAGCGGCGGGTACTCGACAGCTTTCGTGAAGAACTGGGGGAGGACGGTGAGCAGGACCTGGAACGGATCAAGGCGGTGCGGGTGCTGCAGGGCGATCCGTCGCAGGTGATTCTCGACCAGGCGCAGAAACTCTCCGTGGATTTGTTGATCGTAGGTAGTCATAGCCATGGAGCTGGCGCGGAAACGCCGTTGGGCAGGACCGCGGCGCGGGTCCTGCAATTATCCCGGGTGCCGGTCTATCTGGTGCCGCGGGTAGAGCGTCGGCGCCAGGAACGCTAG
- the cysB gene encoding HTH-type transcriptional regulator CysB → MKLQQLRYIWEVAHHDLNVSATAQSLYTSQPGISKQIRLLEDELGVEVFARSGKHLTRVTPAGERIITTAGEILRKVESIKQIAQEFSNEKKGTLSIATTHTQARYALPPVISNFIKQYPDVALHMHQGSPMQIAEMAADGTVDFAIATEALELFGDLVMMPCYRWNRCVVVPHGHPLTKLSKLTLEALAEYPIVTYVFGFTGRSKLDEAFSHRGLTPKVVFTAADADVIKTYVRLGLGVGIVAKMAVDTKLDSDLVVLDASELFESSITKIGFRRGTFLRGFMCDFIEKFAPHLTREVMAKAIQCHNKQELEELFDGVELPVH, encoded by the coding sequence ATGAAGCTTCAACAACTGCGCTACATCTGGGAAGTGGCGCACCACGACCTCAACGTTTCCGCTACAGCCCAAAGTCTCTACACCTCGCAGCCGGGCATCAGCAAGCAGATCCGTCTATTGGAAGACGAGCTGGGCGTCGAGGTCTTCGCTCGCAGCGGCAAGCACCTGACCCGGGTCACACCGGCCGGCGAGCGCATCATCACAACCGCCGGCGAGATCCTGCGCAAGGTTGAAAGCATCAAGCAGATCGCCCAGGAATTCTCCAACGAGAAGAAGGGCACCCTGTCGATCGCCACCACCCACACCCAGGCACGTTATGCATTGCCGCCGGTGATCAGCAATTTCATCAAGCAATACCCGGACGTTGCCTTGCACATGCATCAGGGTTCGCCGATGCAGATCGCCGAAATGGCCGCTGACGGCACCGTGGATTTTGCCATCGCCACCGAAGCGCTCGAGCTGTTCGGCGACCTGGTGATGATGCCGTGCTATCGCTGGAACCGTTGCGTGGTCGTGCCCCACGGCCACCCGCTGACCAAGCTGTCGAAGCTGACCCTCGAAGCATTGGCTGAATACCCGATCGTGACGTACGTGTTCGGGTTTACCGGTCGTTCAAAGCTCGACGAAGCCTTCAGCCATCGCGGCCTGACGCCGAAAGTGGTATTCACCGCGGCCGACGCCGACGTGATCAAGACCTACGTGCGCCTGGGCCTGGGCGTGGGCATCGTGGCGAAGATGGCGGTCGATACCAAGCTCGACAGTGACCTGGTGGTGCTCGATGCCAGCGAACTGTTCGAATCGAGCATCACCAAGATCGGTTTCCGACGCGGCACCTTCCTGCGTGGCTTCATGTGCGACTTCATCGAGAAATTCGCCCCGCACCTGACCCGCGAAGTCATGGCCAAGGCCATTCAGTGCCACAACAAGCAGGAACTGGAAGAATTGTTCGACGGGGTCGAACTGCCGGTCCATTGA